Genomic window (Chondrocystis sp. NIES-4102):
CAACCCATTCGCGATCGCGAGGCAATACAATGCAAAATACAGACAGTGGATCTAATCAAGCACCCTATCCTAATATTCCCCCACTACTCGAAAGTAGAGACGAAGATTATATTGGTAGCGGTGTAACTAGCACTGTGGCTATTTTAGGACATCCCATTCATCCGATTTTGGTTATTTTTCCTGTAGCTTTTTTAAGTGGTGCTGCTGGTAGTGATGTTGGTTTCTTTTTAACCCAAGATCCTTTTTGGGCGCGTGCATCAGTTTGGTTATTGGGTGCAGGTGGCTTAACTGGTATATTGGCTGCTTTGGTTGGGATAGTAGATTTTATACGTATCGGCAAAGCACGTGAGCGTCGAGCAGGTTGGTTACATACTATTATTAATATTCTGGCTTTGGTATTAACTATAGTTAACTATATTTCTCGCTCAGGCGATCCTGTTGGAGCAATTGTACCAATTGGTTTAGCTATTTCCTTAGTTACAGCCACACTACTTTCTGTAGGTGGTTGGTATGGTGGAGAATTATCTTTTCGTCATAAGATTGGCGTGGTAGGTACAGAAACTAGAAATTAAATAGCAAAGGTTGGTAATTTGATATTCTTTTTACCAACTTTAATTGCCTATAACCCTTATTTAACATTTGACATTTACTGTTTTAGTTATGTTGAATGTTTTTTTATATATTAATTTTGACTTGAGCGTGAATTAATTATTTAATATAGTAATTATATTAACTAGATAAAGAGCGATCGCGCTTATTTAGATTTTATTATTTTATAGTGGAATTATATTTTCCTTTACTTTCAGAGATTTTATCCGCTTTTCCTGAATGTAAGTATTGCATATTTAATAAATACTGACTAATTGATATTAATAAAATAGACAAGGCTATATACACTACATCTTGAACCTGTTTTACTTGAAAAGTCAACATTTGTTTGAATAGACTGACAATTAAAGCCACTACAATCACATTAACTATTTTGCCTTTTAATTCCTCCAAATTATTACTTTGCAAAATATTAGAATTATCTCGATGTTTGGTTTCTATATCTGAGATAAATAACTCGTAAATACCAAAGGCAAAGATCAATAACACAATGCCAATTAGATAATAATCAATTCCACCAATAATATAAGAAACTGTCTTTAGAGTCCCACTGCCAAAAGGATTTTTAGGATCTATATCTAATACTAAACCCGACCATATATCAATAGTTCCAATAATAATAAAACGTAAAGCACTGAGTAAACTAAAAATTACTGGAGCTATAATAAAAAATCTAAAATTCCAAATCAAAGATTCAAAAAATAATTCAAGTTTTCTTAATAATCCTGTGGATTTTCTATTCATTAGTTAACGTATTTTCTAGAGTAGATAAAACTCTTAATTAATTTTTAAATTACTTATCATTTTAAAGGTCTTAACTCATGTATGATGCAAGCATACAAAAAACATAAATCCTTAACCAAACAAGGCATTAATGTTTATTATAAAGTGATTTGGGGACAGCTAATTCCAATTAAGTATATTAAGCCTAAAAATCCCATCTGCTAAAAAGCCTTTACTAAGCGTGATCGCGTTTATCGCTATTTAACTGATCTGAAATTTAAGTATATATACTCAATAGTAGGTATAGCTGCATAAAGTCATATTTTCATCCTATAAAATCCTAAGCAAGATAAGACTTAAGAGCTTTATTAATATGAAATATAACCATTGGATTAAATCATTAATATTTAGTTTATCAGCGATCGCTAGTACTGCTTTAATTAATCCTTCTCAAACTAATGCCCAAACTGTTTCTTTCCAAGAACAACAGGTAAATCAAGCGGAATTTAATATTGTAGCTGTTCCTTTTGGATATCAACAATATCGTTTAGAAATTTTAGAGCAAATCCCAGGTAAACAGCCATGTTGGGCAGAATCTGCAACAATGCCTGGACAAATCGATTTATTATTGCTAAATTTCGATTATACTGATAGCTGTCGTCGTTTCGTTGATACCAATGGTTATACCTTGCGAGTTAATGGTATAGATGAAACTATGGCATATGTGATCAAGTTAGTACCATCAGCTAGTGGGTTACAACTCTTAGCAATACATAAAGATCCTACGCAACCTAGCATAATTATTGGTAGTAGTAATGGCAAGAGCGATCGCGCTGTAAAAATTAATTTTAATCCAGGATGGCAGATTACTAAAAGAGTATATCAAGGACAAGTACTTAATCACATATATCTAAGTGGTAACTTAGGTACAAGCATTGGAAATAGTTTTAATAGTGGTAGTATGCCCATCAATAATCAAGAGATAGTTCCTGGACTTGAAAACATTGATACACAAACCTTGGTTAACAATGTAGAACAGATTTATAATAATGTGCTTACTCCTATACTTTATAATCTTTCCCAAGAAGCTAGTAATTCCAACAACTAAATTTAAGTAGGTGTGATTAAAAATAAAATAGCAAAAACACTTGTAATAAGAGTAATTATTAATTAAAATTCAGTAGCTAAAACAAAGTATGATGCTTTCTCAATATTGCCTATATTATCAATTATTTTGCCGATCGCGCACTTGGGGTAAATAAGGGCAAAGCTGTTATATAGTGCAATCTAGATCGAAACTTTTGCTATGTAAGGATTTCAAAACCATAATTTTTCAGACTGGCGCGATCGCTATATAATAGTAATTTATGCATCTTCTGACTAATCTCTGCAAAAGTTGAAATTTTTATAGCTTTGGCGAAACGACTAAAAAGCATACATGGCAAATATTATAGAGATTATTGATTAAAAACTATTTTGACAGTCTCAACTACAGAAAGCTGCCAAATATTTTAAAATGTTCAAGATTGCCCCTTATGTCACATTCGCGCTTATCTTGCCTTTCTTAGATAAACTTATACTTACTACTCAAACAATTAAGTCTATCTGCTAATTATTATTGATTCAATTAATCAAACTAAATTTTTTTATACCTAATTTTCAGTTGATTATTAATAAGTTTAGCTAACCTCTCAAACTTTCCATCTAATAAAAGTCGTAAAAAATTCTGGACTTTAGCACTAAAAATAAACAAGTGACTTTTTCTAACAATATAAGCCTGCTGCCCATACCATTTAGCCTGCGTATACTTTTTAATTTTAGTAAATATAGCCGAGCGCGGTGGAGAATTTTTAGCAATTTCCCATTCTGGCTCTAAGGTTAAAAACTGCTTTAACACCCAGCCTGTCCATAGTTGAGTGTCATCAATAATCATTTTTCCCCCTATTTTTAACTGACGATAGGTATAGTACCAATCAATAAATGGGATAGGGAAAGCATGAGAACCATCAATTAAAATTAAATCTATTTTCTCAGTCTTTAAAGAAGGTAAAACCTTTTCTGAAAAATCTATTTTAAAATCTATTTTATCAGTACTTATTTGATGCGTTAAACAATAAGCTTTTACTCGCTCTACTTGTTCTTGGCTTGGAGTAATACAAGTATGAGAAGATCCCTTAATTGCAAAAAGAATTGTACTAATACCAGCACCTGTTTCTAAAGTTACCGAATTTTCATCAATACTTTGATCAATAAAATAAAGAACTTCATCTGATAATTGCCAGGAAGTAAGACTACCCGATGCTTCTTCATGTATCAATGGAGGATTTGCCAGTAACTCATGCAATTGGATCATATTAACTATTGATAATAAAATCTTAAATAAAGTTATATTAGCATTTAATACGAAAGGTTGATATACGTGAATATACTCACATATATAATTAAGTAATAAAGTTATTTTACTGTTACTTGTCCTTTTAATATTATAAAACAGGGCAATTGTGAAGTTTATTAACAACCCTGCTTTAAAAATAATTAACTCAACTAAAAAATTTACAAAATAACTGTAATCTGCAACACTTAATTAGTTATTTTAAATATAAATAAATATAACAGAAAGCATAACTTTGCTACAGCAGAAGCTGAAATGACGGTTTTTTGTTAAGTTTTCTCTTCATTCTTAGTGGAGTGTGGAAACATAATGTTGCCGAAAGTTTTAATTGGAATCATAAAGCTGCCACGAGTAATTATTGTCTTAATACAAAGCTACAACATAGGTTAGCATTAACCATTAAAAACTTTTAGACCTATATTTAGCATTAATTCTTGTGCCTGATTATTAATCATTCTCAAACAATTCCTCAAAGAAATCGTTTATATTCCTTTAAACCATTAGGAGTTGGAACACCATATACCGAAAGTATCAAAATATTAGTCGAAGATAAAACTATGCAAAATGGGCGATACTGGATTTGAACCAGTGAAAGAACTGTTTTTAACGCTGTAGCGTTACATCAAAGACTTACTCACTAACGTTTTGAACAGAAGTGAGTAAAAAGTGAGTAAGAATTATAATTACGAGATTGGTTACGAAAGTTTACAAAAGGATTTTGAAAGATACCAAAAACAAACGCCTAGAGGTGTAGGAATGACCCGTAAAGGGCAAAACATCTATTTACAGTTTAAAACGCCTAATACTGCCAGAAAACAGTATGCTTGTGAATGTCCGTTTACCCTAGACGGCATGGTTGAAGCATTAAAAAAAGCTAATAAGGTATCGAATGCTTTAAAGTCATTTACATCTGAGACTGAATTTTGGGCTTGGTATGACAAAGAAATCAAAGAAGAAAGCCAGTTAGCGGACGATAAAATAACCTTTGCTGAAGCTATAGCCAAAGTAGAAGATGATTTCTGGAGTAGACTTAGTAGGACTAAGCGCAAGCGCGATCGTAATAATCCCAGTGATTTATCTAGTTGGTATGATACCTATGGAGGGTTTTACAAGCATCTACCACAAAATAAGAGTGTTAATTTAGCTGACATTCAGACAGTGATTGATAAACAAAAAAAAGGGACTAGAAGTTACAAATATGTCGTTTCTGCTATGAAAAAGTTAGTCCGAATAAATAAACGACAAGATATCTTAGAGGTACTAGACGATATTAATGTTACTCAAGCTGAATTTGCGGAATTACAAAGTATTAATTTAGAAGACTTCTTAAGCTGGCGAGAGAAGACGTTAGGTATAACAGCTAGCTTACATGAGAACGTTAATTTAGATACCCGTAAAGCATGGCTATGGGTGTTTTCTATGCAGGTAGTCTATGCTCTTAGAATTAGTGAAATATTCGCAATTAAAAACCTCACAGAATCATACAAGACTAAAGACGGTACTGTTATCCCAGCTTTAAACGACCTTGAGAATACTGATAATCTGATTTACATAGGAGAAAAGACAGTACTGGGAACTACTGTTAAGACAGGGAACAGAATAGCTCGTCCTTTAATTCCTCCTAAATATCCTAACCTAATGGATAGACTAGATATTAAAATACCTTTATTGCCTAGTAATAAGCCTGAAAGTCAAAAAAGCGATACTTTAAAACGTTTTTATGCGACATCTGCCAGAAGGTATTTAGTTAAATGGAACGCTCCTTTTACTCAAACCCATGCTGATAGACATCTAGGGAACATCAACGGAATGCAAGCAGGAATACCGCTAGAGATAAGAGCGCAATCAATGGGACACACGCCAGCAATGAATGATTCAGTGTACAAAAAGCGTCAGTCAACACAGACAACAATAGACCTACTACTAAGTTCAAACACTAGCGCGATCGACTTTGTAACAGCCTTAAATCAGGTCAAAAAACTAGTAGAGTCTCAACTATCACAAAGGGAATTTGCAGCCCAAATCTTGGCGATTATTTATCAGAAAAATCAGAAAGAAATAATCAAGCTACTCTAAACAAGTAAGGTAATCAAACCTTAAAAAAGTAGCCAAAGTGATCAAAGATTCCTTACAAGAGTCTTTGATTTTTTTTGATGACAATAGCAAGTATTAGACTAAAAGCTAGCCTAAAGATGAAACACAACTAATGATTTTAAATCAGCTACCTATTGCCTTGATCCAAGGGTAGATACGACAGCAAGTAAAATCAAACAAAGTATAAAAAGTAATTGATGGTAAAAGCATCAGTAATTGCACTGAAATTTACGATAATTTTCTAATAATAAATATCACGCTTAAATAGATAAAATACTAAATATAAAAAAGAAATTAAATTTACTTGACACATCCTAAAATGAGCTTATTATATATATAATCCTTCCGCCTACGCTCCAGGAGAAATATATATACTAGGGGTGGGTGGGCGTTAGCCAGGGAAAACTAATAAATATACATATAAGCTTTTACTTACTTACCGTTACCTTATAGTCATTACCTAAATAGTGACACTAAATAGTGACACTATTTTATATACCCTCCCTTACTCACTAACACTAGTAACAAACGATAATACTAAAATACATCAGATAATCAATAATCATTATACTGATGCTAATAGTTGTGACTGCTAAAGTACGTTCTAATCAAATTACGTCCTATAGGTCGCATATATAATGAGTGATAATATTCCTTGGGGGCTGTCAAAAGAAAAAAACAGTCTGAGAGATAGTTAGTCAAGTACTAGCTCGTAGAGTCGAAGTGAAACGGAGATACTGGACGAACGAGAGCGAAGACGTAGAATAACCAATAACAAGCCCCTAAAGAATGTTATCTGAAATACCTACAGTCTGTAACCTAACAAAAAGCTTAAATTCATCTCAAGTCAATGTAAGGGGGCATATATAAAATAGTGTCACTTTAAAGTGTCACTATTTAGGTAACGGGTACACTAGTGGTTAATCTACAAAGTAAATAAGTATTTTTTTATACATACCCAAGAGAATCTAACTAAGGTAATTAGTGAGTAAGGGAGGGTATCTAAAAACGTAATACGTTTTTATATTACGTTTTAGGTA
Coding sequences:
- a CDS encoding sporulation domain protein; this encodes MKYNHWIKSLIFSLSAIASTALINPSQTNAQTVSFQEQQVNQAEFNIVAVPFGYQQYRLEILEQIPGKQPCWAESATMPGQIDLLLLNFDYTDSCRRFVDTNGYTLRVNGIDETMAYVIKLVPSASGLQLLAIHKDPTQPSIIIGSSNGKSDRAVKINFNPGWQITKRVYQGQVLNHIYLSGNLGTSIGNSFNSGSMPINNQEIVPGLENIDTQTLVNNVEQIYNNVLTPILYNLSQEASNSNN